In a genomic window of Gossypium arboreum isolate Shixiya-1 chromosome 7, ASM2569848v2, whole genome shotgun sequence:
- the LOC108484729 gene encoding protein NUCLEAR FUSION DEFECTIVE 4 isoform X1: MMGKLKERVQAFVNNRWLVFVAAIWIQSCAGIGYVFGSLSPVIKRSLNYNQRQLSKLGVAKDLGDSVGFLAGSLSEILPLWGALLVGALQNLIGYGWVWLIVTGRAPVLPLWAMCILIFVGNNGETYFNTAALVSCVQNFPKSRGPVVGILKGFAGLSGAILTQIYTMINFPDQAALIFMVAVGPAMVVVALMFIIRPVGGHRQVRPSDGLSFTFIYSVCLLLAAYLMGVMLLEDLVDVSHTLIIIFTVILFLILVVPVVIPVKLSFSDEPKDLAVEEVLLPKPEQQEAGKSEQDEVIFSEVEDEKPKEVDLLPASERHKRIAQLQAKLCQAAAEGAVRVKRRRGPHRGEDFTLMQALIKADLWLIFFSLLLGSGSGLTVIDNLGQMSQSLGYDNTHIFVSMISIWNFLGRVGGGYFSEIIVRDYAYPRPIAMAVAQLVMAVGHVFFAMGWPGAMYIGTLLIGLGYGAHWAIVPAAASELFGLKKFGALYNFLTLANPAGSLIFSGVIASSIYDREAEKQAHQHHIPPQISVSIFSGMFAVDEPPKCEGSICFFLTSMIMSGFCIIAGVLSLILVNRTKTVYANIYGKSRT; this comes from the exons ATGATGGGAAAATTGAAAGAAAGGGTTCAAGCTTTTGTGAATAATAGATGGCTGGTTTTTGTGGCTGCAATATGGATACAATCTTGTGCTGGTATTGGATATGTATTTGGTAGCTTATCACCTGTAATAAAGAGATCATTGAATTATAATCAAAGACAGCTTTCAAAGTTGGGTGTGGCTAAAGATCTTGGTGATAGTGTTGGGTTCTTAGCAGGAAGCTTATCTGAGATATTGCCTTTATGGGGTGCTTTGCTCGTTGGTGCTTTGCAGAATCTTATTGGTTATGGTTGGGTTTGGTTGATTGTTACTGGAAGAGCTCCTGTTTTGCCTTTATGGGCT ATGTGCATCTTGATATTTGTGGGAAACAATGGAGAAACCTACTTCAATACAGCTGCTTTGGTTTCTTGTGTGCAAAACTTTCCAAAAAGCCGAGGTCCGGTCGTCGGAATACTCAAAGGCTTTGCTGGTTTGAGCGGCGCGATTTTGACTCAGATATACACTATGATTAACTTCCCAGATCAAGCGGCTTTGATATTCATGGTTGCAGTCGGACCGGCGATGGTTGTTGTTGCTCTAATGTTCATAATTAGACCTGTTGGAGGTCATAGACAAGTGAGGCCATCTGATGGTCTAAGTTTTACGTTTATTTATAGTGTATGCCTCCTACTGGCAGCTTACTTGATGGGGGTGATGCTTTTGGAAGATCTTGTTGATGTAAGCCACACTTTAATCATAATTTTTACAGTGATTTTGTTCTTGATTCTTGTTGTTCCGGTAGTTATTCCGGTTAAATTGAGTTTCTCCGACGAACCTAAAGATCTGGCTGTTGAAGAGGTTCTTTTACCAAAGCCCGAGCAACAAGAAGCAGGCAAATCCGAACAGGACGAAGTAATATTCAGTGAGGTTGAAGATGAGAAACCGAAGGAAGTAGACTTGCTTCCAGCATCGGAAAGGCATAAACGAATTGCTCAGTTGCAAGCAAAACTATGTCAAGCCGCTGCTGAAGGAGCTGTAAGGGTGAAAAGAAGGAGAGGTCCTCATCGAGGGGAGGACTTTACGTTGATGCAAGCTTTGATCAAAGCAGATTTGTGGCTTATCTTTTTCTCTCTGCTATTAGGTTCGGGTTCGGGATTGACCGTGATAGATAATCTTGGTCAGATGAGCCAGTCTCTCGGGTATGATAATACTCATATTTTCGTATCCATGATTAGCATTTGGAACTTCCTCGGTCGTGTTGGTGGTGGTTACTTCTCAGAGATCATTGTGAG GGATTATGCTTATCCGAGGCCAATAGCTATGGCTGTTGCCCAGCTTGTTATGGCAGTTGGCCATGTTTTCTTTGCTATGGGATGGCCTGGAGCAATGTATATTGGTACACTGTTGATAGGACTTGGCTATGGCGCCCACTGGGCAATTGTGCCAGCAGCAGCCTCCGAGTTGTTTGGTTTGAAAAAGTTCGGGGCTCTCTACAACTTCCTCACACTGGCAAATCCTGCAGGTTCACTCATCTTCTCAGGTGTAATTGCTAGCAGTATTTATGACCGTGAAGCAGAGAAGCAAGCTCATCAACATCATATCCCACCTCAGATTTCGGTTTCTATATTCTCAGGGATGTTTGCCGTGGATGAACCGCCTAAATGTGAAGGTTCTATATGCTTCTTTCTGACTTCAATGATTATGTCAGGATTCTGCATCATTGCAGGTGTTTTAAGTTTAATACTTGTTAATCGTACCAAGACTGTTTATGCCAACATTTACGGAAAATCTCGTACTTGA
- the LOC108484729 gene encoding protein NUCLEAR FUSION DEFECTIVE 4 isoform X2, with protein MQMCILIFVGNNGETYFNTAALVSCVQNFPKSRGPVVGILKGFAGLSGAILTQIYTMINFPDQAALIFMVAVGPAMVVVALMFIIRPVGGHRQVRPSDGLSFTFIYSVCLLLAAYLMGVMLLEDLVDVSHTLIIIFTVILFLILVVPVVIPVKLSFSDEPKDLAVEEVLLPKPEQQEAGKSEQDEVIFSEVEDEKPKEVDLLPASERHKRIAQLQAKLCQAAAEGAVRVKRRRGPHRGEDFTLMQALIKADLWLIFFSLLLGSGSGLTVIDNLGQMSQSLGYDNTHIFVSMISIWNFLGRVGGGYFSEIIVRDYAYPRPIAMAVAQLVMAVGHVFFAMGWPGAMYIGTLLIGLGYGAHWAIVPAAASELFGLKKFGALYNFLTLANPAGSLIFSGVIASSIYDREAEKQAHQHHIPPQISVSIFSGMFAVDEPPKCEGSICFFLTSMIMSGFCIIAGVLSLILVNRTKTVYANIYGKSRT; from the exons ATGCAGATGTGCATCTTGATATTTGTGGGAAACAATGGAGAAACCTACTTCAATACAGCTGCTTTGGTTTCTTGTGTGCAAAACTTTCCAAAAAGCCGAGGTCCGGTCGTCGGAATACTCAAAGGCTTTGCTGGTTTGAGCGGCGCGATTTTGACTCAGATATACACTATGATTAACTTCCCAGATCAAGCGGCTTTGATATTCATGGTTGCAGTCGGACCGGCGATGGTTGTTGTTGCTCTAATGTTCATAATTAGACCTGTTGGAGGTCATAGACAAGTGAGGCCATCTGATGGTCTAAGTTTTACGTTTATTTATAGTGTATGCCTCCTACTGGCAGCTTACTTGATGGGGGTGATGCTTTTGGAAGATCTTGTTGATGTAAGCCACACTTTAATCATAATTTTTACAGTGATTTTGTTCTTGATTCTTGTTGTTCCGGTAGTTATTCCGGTTAAATTGAGTTTCTCCGACGAACCTAAAGATCTGGCTGTTGAAGAGGTTCTTTTACCAAAGCCCGAGCAACAAGAAGCAGGCAAATCCGAACAGGACGAAGTAATATTCAGTGAGGTTGAAGATGAGAAACCGAAGGAAGTAGACTTGCTTCCAGCATCGGAAAGGCATAAACGAATTGCTCAGTTGCAAGCAAAACTATGTCAAGCCGCTGCTGAAGGAGCTGTAAGGGTGAAAAGAAGGAGAGGTCCTCATCGAGGGGAGGACTTTACGTTGATGCAAGCTTTGATCAAAGCAGATTTGTGGCTTATCTTTTTCTCTCTGCTATTAGGTTCGGGTTCGGGATTGACCGTGATAGATAATCTTGGTCAGATGAGCCAGTCTCTCGGGTATGATAATACTCATATTTTCGTATCCATGATTAGCATTTGGAACTTCCTCGGTCGTGTTGGTGGTGGTTACTTCTCAGAGATCATTGTGAG GGATTATGCTTATCCGAGGCCAATAGCTATGGCTGTTGCCCAGCTTGTTATGGCAGTTGGCCATGTTTTCTTTGCTATGGGATGGCCTGGAGCAATGTATATTGGTACACTGTTGATAGGACTTGGCTATGGCGCCCACTGGGCAATTGTGCCAGCAGCAGCCTCCGAGTTGTTTGGTTTGAAAAAGTTCGGGGCTCTCTACAACTTCCTCACACTGGCAAATCCTGCAGGTTCACTCATCTTCTCAGGTGTAATTGCTAGCAGTATTTATGACCGTGAAGCAGAGAAGCAAGCTCATCAACATCATATCCCACCTCAGATTTCGGTTTCTATATTCTCAGGGATGTTTGCCGTGGATGAACCGCCTAAATGTGAAGGTTCTATATGCTTCTTTCTGACTTCAATGATTATGTCAGGATTCTGCATCATTGCAGGTGTTTTAAGTTTAATACTTGTTAATCGTACCAAGACTGTTTATGCCAACATTTACGGAAAATCTCGTACTTGA
- the LOC108484729 gene encoding protein NUCLEAR FUSION DEFECTIVE 4 isoform X3 translates to MCILIFVGNNGETYFNTAALVSCVQNFPKSRGPVVGILKGFAGLSGAILTQIYTMINFPDQAALIFMVAVGPAMVVVALMFIIRPVGGHRQVRPSDGLSFTFIYSVCLLLAAYLMGVMLLEDLVDVSHTLIIIFTVILFLILVVPVVIPVKLSFSDEPKDLAVEEVLLPKPEQQEAGKSEQDEVIFSEVEDEKPKEVDLLPASERHKRIAQLQAKLCQAAAEGAVRVKRRRGPHRGEDFTLMQALIKADLWLIFFSLLLGSGSGLTVIDNLGQMSQSLGYDNTHIFVSMISIWNFLGRVGGGYFSEIIVRDYAYPRPIAMAVAQLVMAVGHVFFAMGWPGAMYIGTLLIGLGYGAHWAIVPAAASELFGLKKFGALYNFLTLANPAGSLIFSGVIASSIYDREAEKQAHQHHIPPQISVSIFSGMFAVDEPPKCEGSICFFLTSMIMSGFCIIAGVLSLILVNRTKTVYANIYGKSRT, encoded by the exons ATGTGCATCTTGATATTTGTGGGAAACAATGGAGAAACCTACTTCAATACAGCTGCTTTGGTTTCTTGTGTGCAAAACTTTCCAAAAAGCCGAGGTCCGGTCGTCGGAATACTCAAAGGCTTTGCTGGTTTGAGCGGCGCGATTTTGACTCAGATATACACTATGATTAACTTCCCAGATCAAGCGGCTTTGATATTCATGGTTGCAGTCGGACCGGCGATGGTTGTTGTTGCTCTAATGTTCATAATTAGACCTGTTGGAGGTCATAGACAAGTGAGGCCATCTGATGGTCTAAGTTTTACGTTTATTTATAGTGTATGCCTCCTACTGGCAGCTTACTTGATGGGGGTGATGCTTTTGGAAGATCTTGTTGATGTAAGCCACACTTTAATCATAATTTTTACAGTGATTTTGTTCTTGATTCTTGTTGTTCCGGTAGTTATTCCGGTTAAATTGAGTTTCTCCGACGAACCTAAAGATCTGGCTGTTGAAGAGGTTCTTTTACCAAAGCCCGAGCAACAAGAAGCAGGCAAATCCGAACAGGACGAAGTAATATTCAGTGAGGTTGAAGATGAGAAACCGAAGGAAGTAGACTTGCTTCCAGCATCGGAAAGGCATAAACGAATTGCTCAGTTGCAAGCAAAACTATGTCAAGCCGCTGCTGAAGGAGCTGTAAGGGTGAAAAGAAGGAGAGGTCCTCATCGAGGGGAGGACTTTACGTTGATGCAAGCTTTGATCAAAGCAGATTTGTGGCTTATCTTTTTCTCTCTGCTATTAGGTTCGGGTTCGGGATTGACCGTGATAGATAATCTTGGTCAGATGAGCCAGTCTCTCGGGTATGATAATACTCATATTTTCGTATCCATGATTAGCATTTGGAACTTCCTCGGTCGTGTTGGTGGTGGTTACTTCTCAGAGATCATTGTGAG GGATTATGCTTATCCGAGGCCAATAGCTATGGCTGTTGCCCAGCTTGTTATGGCAGTTGGCCATGTTTTCTTTGCTATGGGATGGCCTGGAGCAATGTATATTGGTACACTGTTGATAGGACTTGGCTATGGCGCCCACTGGGCAATTGTGCCAGCAGCAGCCTCCGAGTTGTTTGGTTTGAAAAAGTTCGGGGCTCTCTACAACTTCCTCACACTGGCAAATCCTGCAGGTTCACTCATCTTCTCAGGTGTAATTGCTAGCAGTATTTATGACCGTGAAGCAGAGAAGCAAGCTCATCAACATCATATCCCACCTCAGATTTCGGTTTCTATATTCTCAGGGATGTTTGCCGTGGATGAACCGCCTAAATGTGAAGGTTCTATATGCTTCTTTCTGACTTCAATGATTATGTCAGGATTCTGCATCATTGCAGGTGTTTTAAGTTTAATACTTGTTAATCGTACCAAGACTGTTTATGCCAACATTTACGGAAAATCTCGTACTTGA
- the LOC108486407 gene encoding peroxidase 55 yields MAVRTWLMILFLVFMMMQKGKGQLFETFYRTSCPKVESIVRKVVTEKINQTFVTIPATLRLFFHDCFVEGCDASVLISSPNGDAEKDAPDNLSLAGDGFDTVIKAKTEVEKSCPRVVSCADILTIATRDVIELAGGPSFKVELGRRDGLISKASRITGNLPDPNFNLTQLNTMFAKNNLTQTDMIALSGAHTVGFSHCSRFANRLYSFSPSSPVDPNLDPTYAQQLMQACPQNVDPRIAINMDPATPQTFDNMYFQNLVAKKGLFTSDEVLFTNKASQATVIDFANNPGDFSGAFVTAIRKLGRVGVKTGNAGQIRVDCTAFNS; encoded by the exons ATGGCGGTGAGGACATGGTTGATGATATTGTTCCTAGTTTTCATGATGATGCAGAAGGGAAAGGGACAATTATTCGAGACATTTTACCGAACTAGCTGTCCGAAAGTGGAATCCATTGTAAGAAAAGTGGTCACCGAGAAGATTAACCAGACATTCGTCACAATTCCTGCCACCTTACGTCtgtttttccatgattgctttgTTGAG GGTTGTGATGCATCAGTGTTGATATCTTCGCCGAATGGGGACGCCGAGAAGGATGCTCCGGATAATCTTTCGCTGGCCGGAGATGGATTCGATACGGTAATAAAAGCTAAGACGGAAGTCGAAAAAAGTTGCCCAAGAGTAGTCTCCTGTGCTGACATATTGACAATTGCTACTAGGGATGTTATAGAACTG GCCGGTGGCCCTTCATTCAAAGTAGAATTGGGACGACGTGATGGCCTTATTTCAAAGGCATCCAGGATAACTGGAAATCTACCAGACCCTAATTTCAATCTCACTCAACTCAACACCATGTTCGCCAAAAACAACCTTACACAAACTGATATGATTGCACTCTCAGGAGCTCATACTGTAGGCTTCTCTCATTGCAGTCGCTTCGCGAATCGGTTGTACTCGTTTTCTCCATCATCACCTGTCGATCCCAATCTCGATCCGACCTATGCACAGCAGTTAATGCAAGCTTGTCCTCAAAATGTTGACCCCAGAATCGCCATTAACATGGATCCTGCAACCCCACAAACATTTGATAACATGTATTTCCAGAATCTAGTTGCTAAGAAGGGGTTGTTTACTTCAGATGAAGTGCTCTTTACAAATAAAGCATCTCAAGCTACTGTGATTGATTTTGCTAACAACCCTGGTGATTTTAGTGGAGCTTTTGTTACAGCAATAAGGAAACTTGGAAGGGTGGGAGTCAAGACTGGTAATGCAGGACAGATAAGGGTTGACTGCACAGCCTTTAATTCTTGA
- the LOC108485318 gene encoding peroxidase 51-like, translated as MEVVRRWLVLLSMVLMIMQSGEGQLLENFYANSCPNLESIVRQEVSTKFTQTFVTIPATLRLFFHDCFVEGCDASVLISSSSGDAEKDAKDNLSLAGDGFDTVIKAKQAVEAQCPGVVSCADILALAAREVVVLAGGPSWEVELGRRDGLISQASRVTGNLPEPEFNLDQLNTLFARNNLTQLDMIALSGAHTLGFSHCDRFSSRIYSSSIDPTLDSSYAQQLMDACPQNVDPSIAINMDPETPRTFDNVYYQNLIGGKGLFSSDQVLNTDPDSEPTVSDFATNPGNFNAAFITAMRKLGRVGVKTGNEGEIRIDCTTFNS; from the exons ATGGAGGTAGTAAGGAGATGGTTGGTACTATTATCAATGGTTTTAATGATTATGCAGAGCGGAGAGGGGCAATTACTCGAAAATTTCTATGCTAATTCTTGTCCGAATCTGGAATCCATAGTTAGACAAGAAGTGTCGACGAAGTTCACCCAAACCTTCGTTACCATCCCTGCAACTCTCCGCTTGTTTTTCCACGATTGCTTTGTTGAG GGATGTGATGCATCAGTGTTGATTTCATCGTCGAGTGGAGATGCCGAAAAGGATGCTAAAGATAATCTCTCCCTTGCCGGAGATGGATTCGACACGGTAATCAAGGCCAAACAAGCCGTTGAAGCGCAATGTCCTGGAGTTGTGTCTTGTGCTGATATTTTAGCTCTTGCTGCTCGTGAGGTTGTCGTCCTG GCTGGAGGTCCTTCATGGGAAGTAGAATTGGGACGTCGAGACGGACTTATATCGCAAGCATCAAGAGTAACCGGAAATCTACCGGAGCCTGAATTCAACCTTGATCAACTCAACACCCTTTTTGCTCGAAACAACCTTACCCAACTCGACATGATCGCGCTCTCAGGGGCCCATACTCTAGGCTTCTCGCACTGCGACCGGTTTTCGAGTCGTATATATTCGTCTTCTATAGATCCTACTTTGGACTCAAGCTATgcacaacaattgatggacgctTGCCCTCAAAATGTAGATCCAAGCATTGCCATCAACATGGATCCTGAAACTCCACGAACTTTTGACAATGTGTACTATCAGAATCTAATAGGCGGGAAGGGCTTGTTTAGTTCGGACCAAGTGCTTAACACCGATCCAGATTCTGAACCAACAGTATCTGATTTTGCTACTAACCCTGGTAACTTTAATGCAGCTTTTATTACTGCAATGAGGAAACTTGGAAGGGTGGGTGTCAAAACTGGCAATGAAGGTGAAATAAGAATAGATTGTACAACATTTAACTCATGA
- the LOC108471435 gene encoding uncharacterized protein LOC108471435, translated as MAMVVDYKHDSSFPYWTSIRRRFAPDSPFFSSGNIERELLAKQVALDLTEDERNQLEKMIDNDARGIFCPIVGCDARLTLLEDFEDHYNARHTASCSVCSRVYPTSRLLSIHVSEAHDSFFQAKVARGYAMYECLVEGCDLKFKNYKGRQQHLVDKHKFPTSFEFFKKAHPSKKQRLKNQRKRAVNKKDEEASSKMEVENEMMEGLVSAVSKLSTSDSSPSTVSFGRRNARGLTFVPRSVQPPLQKK; from the exons ATGGCGATGGTTGTAGACTACAAACACGACTCCTCGTTTCCCTACTGGACCTCGATTCGTCGTCGATTTGCTCCGGACTCTCCCTTCTTCTCTTCCGGTAACATCGAGAGAGAACTTCTTGCCAAACAG GTGGCATTGGATTTAACCGAAGATGAAAGGAACCAACTTGAGAAGATGATAGATAATGATGCCAG AGGTATCTTTTGTCCAATCGTTGGCTGCGACGCACGCCTGACTCTGTTGGAGGACTTTGAAGATCATTATAATGCACGGCATACTGCTTCTTGTTCTGTGTGCTCTAGAGTTTATCCGACATCTCGTTTACTAAGTATTCATGTCTCCGAAGCACACGATTCCTTCTTTCAAGCGAAAGTCGCTCGTGGCTATGCTATG TATGAATGCCTTGTGGAAGGTTGCGATTTGAAGTTCAAAAATTACAAGGGCCGGCAACAACATCTAGTGGACAAGCATAAATTCCCAACTTCATTCGAGTTCTTTAAGAAGGCACATCCATCCAAGAAACAGAGGCTGAAAAACCAACGGAAACGAGCAGTGAATAAGAAGGATGAAGAAGCTTCCAGCAAGATGGAAGTAGAAAATGAAATGATGGAAGGCCTTGTTTCAGCTGTCTCTAAATTAAGCACTTCAGACTCTTCTCCTTCAACCGTTAGCTTTGGTCGCCGTAATGCACGTGGCCTTACATTTGTTCCTCGATCCGTCCAACCACCACTACAAAAGAAGTGA
- the LOC108474369 gene encoding protein transport protein Sec61 subunit gamma, protein MDAIDSVFDPLREFAKDSVRLVKRCHKPDRKEFTKVAFRTAIGFVVMGFVGFFVKLIFIPINNIIVGSG, encoded by the exons ATGGACGCAATTGACTCAGTTTTCGATCCACTGAGAGAGTTCGCTAAGGACAGTGTTCGTCTCGTCAAGAGATGCCACAAGCCCGATCGCAAAG AATTTACCAAGGTTGCGTTCCGAACAGCGATCGGATTCGTTGTTATGGGATTCGTAGGATTTTTCGTCAAGCTCATCTTTATCCCTATTAACAACATTATTGTTGGATCCGGTTAG
- the LOC108474256 gene encoding ribonucleoside-diphosphate reductase small chain-like, producing MSSIQEEPLLASNPDRFCMFPIQYPQIWEMYKKAEASFWTAEEVDLSSDLPHWQNLTADERHFISHVLAFFAASDGIVLENLAVRFMKEVQIAEARAFYGFQIAIENIHSEMYSLLLETYIKDATEKNRLFHATETVPCVAKKADWAFKWIDGGEAFAERLIAFACVEGIFFSGSFCAIFWLKKRGLMPGLTFSNELISRDEGLHCDFACLLYSLLQSKLSEERVKGIVSDAVYIEREFVCDALPCALVGMNGELMSQYIEFVADRLLGALGYGKMYNAANPFDWMELISLQGKTNFFEKRVGEYQKAAVMSSLNGNGKTHEFKMDEDF from the coding sequence ATGTCTTCGATTCAAGAAGAGCCGTTGCTAGCCTCCAACCCGGACCGCTTCTGCATGTTCCCAATCCAATACCCACAGATATGGGAAATGTACAAGAAAGCCGAAGCCTCTTTTTGGACTGCCGAGGAAGTTGATCTCTCTTCCGATCTTCCACACTGGCAAAATCTTACCGCCGACGAACGCCACTTCATCAGTCATGTCCTTGCCTTCTTCGCCGCATCCGATGGCATCGTCCTCGAAAATCTCGCCGTTCGCTTCATGAAAGAGGTCCAAATCGCAGAGGCGCGTGCGTTTTATGGATTCCAAATCGCCATCGAGAATATCCACTCTGAGATGTATAGTCTCCTCCTCGAAACTTATATCAAAGATGCCACCGAAAAAAACCGCCTCTTCCACGCTACTGAAACGGTGCCGTGCGTGGCTAAAAAAGCCGATTGGGCTTTCAAATGGATCGACGGCGGCGAAGCTTTTGCCGAACGGTTAATCGCTTTCGCTTGCGTAGAAGGCATATTTTTCTCCGGCAGTTTCTGCGCGATATTTTGGTTAAAAAAGCGCGGGTTAATGCCTGGATTAACTTTCTCAAACGAGTTGATCTCTCGAGATGAAGGTCTCCATTGCGACTTTGCTTGCTTGCTGTACTCTCTCCTTCAGTCAAAGCTAAGTGAAGAGCGCGTGAAGGGAATAGTGAGTGATGCGGTGTATATAGAGAGGGAGTTTGTATGCGACGCTCTTCCTTGCGCGTTAGTTGGGATGAATGGTGAGTTGATGAGTCAATACATTGAGTTCGTTGCGGATCGGTTGTTAGGAGCTTTAGGGTATGGCAAAATGTACAATGCGGCTAACCCTTTTGATTGGATGGAACTAATTTCATTGCAAGGGAAAACCAATTTCTTCGAGAAGAGAGTTGGAGAGTATCAGAAGGCAGCGGTCATGTCGAGTTTGAATGGGAATGGCAAGACCCATGAATTCAAAATGGATGAGGACTTTTAG